Proteins from one Chroococcidiopsis sp. CCMEE 29 genomic window:
- a CDS encoding cation diffusion facilitator family transporter yields MGKNHFHHHHLESHAHTHGAIAPEIVTSERGIWAVKWSFVGLLITAVLQVGVVLVSGSVALLADTIHNLGDAATAVPLWVAFALARWQPNQHFTYGYRRVEDLAGVVIVGIILLSAVVTGYESIERFLHPQRIEYLGAVMVAAVIGYLGNEAVARFRLKVGQEIGSAALVADGYHARVDGLTSLSVFFGAALTGLGYPLADPIVGLLITVAIARIVIESAQTIFTRLLDGVEPEVIEAIRHAANHVPEVLEVRGVKARWTGHRLQAELAIAVYPKLSVVEAQAIATDVREQLHHHLSYLAEATVCVEPFCNEQQVLDNSIARPLLSEHQHNLDQTHFVS; encoded by the coding sequence ATGGGTAAAAACCATTTTCATCACCATCATCTAGAGAGCCACGCCCATACCCATGGCGCGATCGCTCCCGAAATTGTCACCTCTGAACGCGGTATCTGGGCAGTCAAGTGGTCGTTTGTCGGGCTGCTAATAACGGCTGTGCTGCAAGTTGGAGTGGTGCTGGTTTCCGGTAGTGTGGCTCTATTGGCAGATACCATTCATAATTTGGGCGATGCCGCAACGGCAGTTCCGTTGTGGGTGGCTTTTGCTTTAGCCCGATGGCAACCTAATCAACATTTCACCTATGGATATAGACGGGTAGAGGATTTGGCGGGGGTGGTGATCGTTGGCATTATCTTACTCAGTGCAGTGGTGACAGGGTATGAGTCGATTGAGCGGTTTCTGCACCCCCAAAGAATTGAATACTTGGGAGCCGTCATGGTTGCCGCTGTCATCGGCTACCTGGGTAATGAGGCAGTGGCGAGATTTCGCCTCAAAGTTGGGCAAGAAATTGGCAGTGCGGCTTTAGTCGCTGATGGCTACCATGCCCGAGTAGATGGGTTGACCAGTCTTTCAGTTTTCTTCGGGGCAGCCTTGACTGGGTTGGGGTATCCGCTGGCTGACCCAATCGTGGGGTTGTTGATTACCGTAGCGATCGCTCGCATTGTCATTGAGTCGGCGCAGACGATTTTCACCCGCTTGCTCGATGGTGTCGAACCGGAAGTGATTGAAGCCATTCGTCACGCTGCCAACCATGTCCCAGAAGTTCTGGAAGTGAGAGGTGTGAAAGCAAGATGGACAGGTCATCGACTACAAGCAGAGCTTGCAATTGCCGTCTACCCAAAACTTTCAGTCGTTGAGGCACAGGCGATTGCTACAGATGTCCGAGAGCAATTGCACCACCACCTGTCCTATCTAGCAGAGGCAACGGTTTGTGTTGAGCCTTTCTGCAACGAACAACAAGTGCTCGATAACTCAATAGCTAGGCCTTTGTTGTCTGAGCATCAGCATAACCTCGATCAAACCCACTTTGTTTCCTAA
- a CDS encoding GTP-binding protein: protein MRQALSWYSHLRKPRQLTSNPELPAAVKPELEVLTSTLSKLDHGVIRIAAFGLVSRGKSAVLNALLGQKLLQTGPLNGVTQWPRSVRWTPSNSGKVQVELIDTPGLDEIEGQARAQMAKDVARQADLILFVVAGDITRTEYQALCELRQTQKPLILVFNKVDLYPDTDRQAIYQNLQQLGAGGPADRRLQQLLSSDEIVMVTAEPAPMEVRVEWPDGEVTHEWETPPPQVDELKQKILKILNREGRSLLALNALLQVREAEAAIAHKTIELRNTEAEDLIWRFTKYKALAVAFNPIAFLDLLGGAVADLALIRSLAQLYGLPMTSYEAAKLLKTILFSSGGLLLGELGSGLLLGLGKSTAAIASGENPTNFSAYTGAAIAQAGIAGYGAYAVGRAAQEYLERGCTWGQLGPSTVIQEILTQVEPNTILYRLRQELGRNLGMPSD from the coding sequence ATTCGTCAAGCGCTGTCTTGGTATTCCCATCTGCGTAAGCCTCGGCAGCTGACCTCAAACCCAGAATTGCCAGCAGCGGTGAAACCTGAATTGGAGGTTTTGACCTCAACATTGAGCAAGCTAGATCATGGTGTAATTCGCATTGCCGCGTTTGGTCTAGTCAGCCGAGGTAAATCAGCAGTTTTAAATGCCTTGCTGGGACAGAAGCTTCTGCAAACCGGACCCCTCAATGGTGTAACCCAGTGGCCCCGTTCAGTGCGCTGGACGCCTAGCAACAGTGGCAAAGTTCAGGTGGAGTTGATTGATACTCCCGGATTGGATGAGATTGAAGGTCAGGCACGAGCCCAAATGGCGAAGGATGTGGCTCGTCAGGCTGACTTGATATTGTTTGTGGTAGCAGGTGACATCACGCGGACTGAGTATCAGGCATTGTGTGAACTGCGGCAGACTCAAAAGCCTCTAATCTTAGTGTTTAACAAAGTTGACCTCTATCCAGACACAGATCGGCAAGCCATCTACCAGAATCTGCAACAACTAGGCGCAGGTGGTCCTGCTGATAGACGCTTGCAGCAGTTATTGTCCAGTGATGAGATTGTTATGGTGACCGCAGAACCTGCCCCTATGGAAGTGCGGGTTGAGTGGCCTGATGGTGAAGTAACCCATGAATGGGAAACACCACCACCCCAAGTAGATGAGCTGAAGCAAAAAATTCTTAAAATTCTTAACCGGGAGGGACGATCGCTCTTAGCACTGAATGCCCTACTTCAGGTAAGGGAGGCAGAGGCAGCGATCGCTCACAAAACTATCGAACTACGCAATACAGAAGCAGAAGATCTGATCTGGCGATTTACTAAATACAAAGCTCTGGCAGTCGCATTCAACCCTATTGCCTTCTTAGATTTATTAGGTGGAGCTGTGGCAGACTTAGCTTTAATCCGCTCACTGGCACAGCTGTATGGTCTACCAATGACGAGCTACGAAGCAGCCAAGCTATTGAAAACAATTCTGTTCAGTTCTGGAGGATTGCTCCTGGGTGAATTAGGCAGTGGTTTACTTTTGGGACTGGGAAAGAGTACGGCAGCGATCGCTAGTGGTGAGAATCCAACCAATTTCTCTGCCTATACTGGTGCGGCGATCGCTCAAGCTGGTATTGCTGGTTACGGAGCCTATGCCGTAGGTCGGGCAGCACAGGAGTATCTAGAGCGTGGCTGCACTTGGGGTCAGCTGGGACCTAGCACCGTGATTCAAGAAATTCTCACCCAAGTAGAACCAAATACAATTTTGTACCGACTACGGCAGGAGTTGGGACGTAACCTGGGAATGCCCAGCGACTGA
- a CDS encoding peroxidase family protein: MALKRDTSRDGLRNKLETYALTHFKPIWSFIQSNTALKKQVNKALINNAIYKVPTRPYPFSTRSPYTSWDSLTDRTYSGLHLPPIDWKPLTNKNYIGANLTPNDKFEKNLPLIEDLAVLYRKTSETKYSPKSTLIFPYFVQWFTDSFLRTERQNHLKNNSNHQIDLSTVYGLNPQITHLLRSYQGGKLKSQIINGEEYPPFYYDENGQPKEEFKGLPHQLTNELVPKAETFPPEKKQKLFAMGVELERANVQIGYVMLNVLTLREHNRLCDLLAKNYPTWDDERLFQTARNIAIAEILRIVVEDYVNHITPYHFNFLTDPLAFSNEKWYRQNWMTVEFSLVYRWHSMLPETLIYDGQNIPMYDTQWNNEMILKKGLGALFEESCSQPAAQLSLFNTADFLLPTELASIRLGRTAKLRSYNDYRELCKYPRVTDFDQISSDEKVQKELRRLYGHVDNIEFYVGIYAEDLRKNSALPSLVGRLIGIDAFSQALANPLLAENIFNPETFSPVGWEEIQNTKTLSDLVQRNIPQTGKNYKISFYREDWKPV, translated from the coding sequence ATGGCTCTAAAAAGAGACACGTCCAGAGACGGATTGAGAAACAAACTAGAAACGTACGCTTTAACCCATTTTAAGCCGATTTGGAGCTTTATTCAAAGTAACACTGCTCTCAAGAAACAAGTCAACAAAGCTCTGATTAATAACGCCATCTATAAAGTTCCTACTCGTCCCTATCCGTTTAGTACAAGGTCTCCCTACACGTCTTGGGATTCATTAACAGATCGAACTTATTCTGGACTCCATCTACCGCCGATTGATTGGAAACCTTTAACCAATAAAAACTATATAGGAGCCAATTTAACACCTAACGATAAGTTTGAAAAAAATCTTCCTCTTATTGAAGATTTAGCTGTCTTATATCGCAAAACCAGCGAGACTAAATACTCACCCAAATCCACCTTAATTTTTCCTTATTTTGTCCAATGGTTTACTGATAGTTTTCTGCGAACAGAGCGCCAGAACCACCTCAAGAATAATTCCAATCACCAAATTGATTTGTCTACCGTCTATGGATTGAACCCACAGATTACTCACCTGCTGAGATCTTATCAAGGGGGAAAGCTAAAAAGCCAAATTATCAATGGGGAAGAATATCCTCCTTTTTACTATGACGAGAACGGGCAACCCAAGGAAGAATTTAAAGGATTGCCCCATCAACTCACAAATGAGCTCGTTCCAAAAGCAGAGACTTTTCCCCCAGAAAAAAAACAAAAATTATTTGCTATGGGGGTAGAACTAGAAAGGGCGAATGTGCAAATTGGTTATGTAATGCTGAATGTTCTTACTTTAAGAGAACATAATCGTTTGTGCGACCTCTTAGCAAAAAATTACCCAACTTGGGATGATGAACGCCTTTTCCAAACTGCAAGAAATATTGCGATCGCTGAGATCCTGAGAATTGTGGTTGAGGATTATGTGAACCACATTACTCCCTATCACTTTAACTTCCTCACCGATCCGCTTGCGTTTAGTAATGAAAAATGGTATCGCCAAAATTGGATGACCGTGGAATTTAGTTTAGTCTATCGTTGGCATAGCATGCTGCCCGAGACTCTAATTTATGACGGGCAAAACATTCCAATGTACGACACGCAGTGGAACAATGAAATGATTCTTAAGAAAGGGCTGGGAGCTTTATTTGAGGAGAGCTGTTCCCAACCTGCAGCACAACTTAGTTTATTCAATACGGCTGATTTTCTACTTCCAACCGAGTTAGCCAGTATTCGTTTAGGTCGTACGGCAAAATTAAGAAGCTATAACGATTATCGTGAGCTATGTAAGTATCCACGGGTAACGGATTTCGATCAGATTAGTAGCGATGAAAAGGTTCAAAAAGAACTGAGACGGTTGTATGGGCATGTAGACAATATTGAGTTTTATGTAGGAATCTACGCAGAAGATCTGCGGAAAAATTCAGCTTTACCTTCTTTAGTCGGACGACTGATCGGAATCGATGCCTTTTCTCAAGCTTTGGCTAATCCCTTGTTGGCAGAAAACATCTTCAATCCAGAAACTTTCTCACCCGTGGGTTGGGAAGAAATCCAGAATACCAAGACTCTCTCCGATCTAGTGCAACGCAATATTCCTCAAACAGGTAAAAACTATAAAATCTCCTTTTATCGCGAGGATTGGAAACCCGTTTGA
- a CDS encoding TlyA family RNA methyltransferase produces the protein MAKQRLDILLVELGLCSSRQQAQRLIQAGEVTVNQQVIDKSGTEIDPTAQIQIKERSPFVSRGGEKLAKALKVFAIPVQGRICLDGGISTGGFTDCLLQAGAKRVYGIDVGYGQVDWRLRNDPRVVLRERTNLRYLQPDELYGDDEPADLAVVDVSFISLTKILPALWQLLQPPREAVLLVKPQFEVGRSRVGKKGVVRDHKDQADAIFQVVLAAQELEWRYKDLTWSPLVGPAGNIEYLLWLGMESQVPTPDLETIKQIAQSAISHFRSSSSS, from the coding sequence TTGGCTAAACAAAGACTCGATATCTTGTTAGTAGAACTTGGGTTATGCTCTTCCCGACAACAAGCTCAGCGGTTGATCCAGGCGGGGGAAGTTACTGTGAATCAGCAAGTGATCGATAAATCTGGCACAGAGATCGATCCCACAGCGCAGATTCAGATTAAAGAGCGATCGCCCTTCGTTTCTAGAGGTGGAGAAAAACTTGCTAAAGCTCTGAAAGTGTTTGCCATTCCTGTACAAGGCCGAATTTGCTTAGATGGTGGCATTTCTACTGGTGGCTTTACAGACTGCCTGCTGCAAGCTGGGGCAAAACGAGTTTACGGCATTGACGTAGGTTATGGACAAGTTGACTGGCGCTTACGCAACGATCCGCGTGTAGTTTTGCGGGAACGCACCAATTTGCGCTATCTTCAGCCGGATGAATTGTACGGCGACGATGAACCTGCTGATTTAGCAGTGGTGGATGTGTCGTTCATCTCCCTCACCAAAATTTTGCCTGCATTGTGGCAATTGCTCCAACCTCCTCGTGAGGCAGTGTTGTTGGTGAAGCCGCAGTTTGAAGTTGGGCGATCGCGTGTGGGTAAAAAAGGCGTGGTGCGAGATCATAAAGATCAGGCTGATGCAATTTTTCAGGTTGTGCTAGCTGCCCAAGAGTTGGAATGGAGGTACAAAGACTTAACTTGGTCGCCTTTAGTTGGTCCAGCTGGGAATATTGAATACCTTCTATGGTTAGGAATGGAGAGTCAAGTGCCGACTCCTGATTTAGAAACGATTAAACAGATCGCCCAATCTGCTATCTCTCACTTTCGCTCTAGCTCAAGTTCGTAA
- a CDS encoding DUF4331 family protein, translated as MNKNWILRVVAFFLGWLIFINPASASDHQDAPKIFGTPVLDISDLFAFTMPEQPNHLVLIMNALPLASESAWFSDTFDYSIVVRPASISGTGSEAGFTTGDQEFRFTCNFKAPSPRRWSRSNDSKDLVQRGTCRGPAGISAPVVVNDEDGTQVPGMRVFAGRRLDSFFLDFQRIAKGQLGPDVEGKNSLQNKNVLSIVIDADMDKVFGSQEGSMFAVVGEVNTVGKPAIRVDRQGRSEMTNITLSLKQFDQVNKDLDVRDLYNQEDTFKLLKDYIGAYRARFNANLGFWDNVDGKVDWQLKDNNQHPLTDLLLNDILVIDTAKPCTEQSYFEIEKAILADRPYATCGGRKPNEDTVDTALTLYVNGGNGPHVGDGVNQPTQLASNTFPYLAPPYTAK; from the coding sequence ATGAACAAAAATTGGATTTTAAGAGTAGTGGCATTTTTTCTAGGCTGGCTGATATTCATTAATCCAGCCTCTGCCTCCGATCATCAAGATGCCCCCAAAATATTTGGAACTCCGGTATTAGATATTTCAGATCTTTTCGCATTTACTATGCCCGAGCAACCCAATCACCTGGTACTCATTATGAATGCCCTGCCCTTGGCAAGCGAGTCGGCATGGTTTTCCGATACCTTCGATTACAGCATTGTCGTTCGGCCCGCAAGTATTAGCGGGACTGGATCTGAAGCGGGATTCACAACAGGCGACCAGGAGTTCCGTTTCACCTGCAATTTCAAGGCACCAAGCCCCCGACGCTGGTCGCGCTCAAATGACAGTAAAGACCTGGTACAGCGAGGAACTTGCAGAGGTCCGGCTGGTATCTCTGCTCCTGTAGTGGTAAATGACGAAGACGGCACTCAAGTACCAGGTATGCGCGTCTTTGCGGGACGTCGCCTAGATTCGTTCTTTCTGGACTTTCAGCGGATTGCTAAGGGACAACTCGGACCTGACGTAGAGGGCAAGAATTCATTACAGAACAAGAATGTGTTGAGCATTGTCATCGATGCAGATATGGACAAGGTGTTTGGCTCCCAGGAAGGGTCAATGTTCGCGGTTGTGGGTGAAGTCAATACCGTGGGCAAACCAGCAATCCGCGTCGATCGCCAAGGGCGCTCAGAAATGACTAACATCACGCTGAGCCTGAAGCAATTTGATCAAGTCAACAAAGACCTCGATGTCAGGGACTTGTACAACCAGGAAGATACTTTCAAGCTGTTAAAGGACTACATCGGAGCCTATCGCGCGCGGTTTAATGCCAATCTCGGATTTTGGGATAACGTCGATGGCAAAGTTGACTGGCAGCTCAAAGACAACAATCAGCATCCTCTGACAGACTTGCTGTTAAATGACATTTTAGTGATCGATACTGCCAAACCTTGTACAGAGCAGAGCTACTTCGAGATTGAGAAAGCCATCCTCGCCGATCGCCCCTATGCAACTTGTGGAGGACGGAAGCCCAACGAAGACACAGTAGATACCGCTCTCACCCTGTATGTCAATGGCGGCAATGGACCGCATGTCGGTGATGGGGTTAACCAACCCACCCAGCTCGCTAGCAACACCTTCCCTTACCTGGCACCACCGTATACCGCCAAATAA
- a CDS encoding 7-carboxy-7-deazaguanine synthase QueE: MTTKTSEIPTARLIEVFSAIQGEGLNVGTRQIFIRFALCDLRCHFCDSAHTWSVPPTCRVERSPGLRDFEIYPNPVPLPVLLEWVERQNLPSLHDSISLTGGEPLLHAPFLVQFLPQLRRLTGLPIYLETGGHRPEQLSMILPYLDSIGMDLKLPSVSGENRWQEHAEFLQRCYQAEVEVFVKMIISSQTEPAELERSAELVAAVSPEISVFLQPVTPLEPSQQFGGNPVLAPSPEQVLTWQAAMKRSLKQVRVVPQTHKLLHQL; the protein is encoded by the coding sequence ATGACCACCAAAACCTCTGAAATTCCTACAGCTCGATTGATTGAGGTTTTTTCCGCGATTCAAGGGGAAGGACTGAACGTTGGTACCCGCCAAATCTTTATCCGTTTCGCCTTATGTGATCTGCGTTGCCATTTTTGCGACAGTGCCCATACCTGGAGTGTGCCGCCTACGTGTCGAGTCGAGCGATCGCCGGGATTACGCGACTTTGAAATTTACCCCAATCCTGTACCACTCCCCGTTTTACTTGAATGGGTTGAGCGGCAAAATTTACCCAGTTTACACGACAGCATCAGCTTGACTGGGGGTGAACCACTCCTCCATGCTCCCTTCCTGGTGCAATTTCTCCCACAGTTACGAAGGCTGACTGGATTACCAATTTATCTGGAAACTGGCGGACATCGACCCGAACAGCTAAGTATGATTCTGCCATACTTGGACTCTATTGGTATGGATTTGAAACTACCTAGCGTTAGTGGAGAAAACCGATGGCAGGAACACGCGGAATTTCTCCAACGTTGTTACCAAGCAGAGGTAGAAGTGTTTGTCAAAATGATTATTTCTAGCCAAACAGAGCCAGCAGAGTTGGAACGTTCAGCCGAGTTAGTGGCAGCAGTTAGTCCTGAAATTTCAGTATTTCTGCAACCAGTCACGCCGCTTGAACCATCTCAGCAGTTTGGCGGGAACCCAGTGCTAGCACCCTCTCCAGAGCAGGTTTTAACTTGGCAAGCTGCAATGAAGCGATCGCTTAAGCAAGTTCGGGTGGTGCCGCAAACTCATAAGCTGCTCCACCAACTTTGA
- a CDS encoding Uma2 family endonuclease, giving the protein MSVSLSNDAITWEKLPDDFVLDDEPVENIDQPLLAAALRESLELSGLLREEMLVASNFGLCATVNGKIVVKAPDWVYVRSVAPLLLPQEVRRSYTPHLEGEVPAIIMEFLSATEGDEYSVKPTYPPGKWFFYEQVLKVPKYAIFEPIAGLLEVYQLDSGRYLLQQPEANNRYWISEIDLFLGVWHGTKGQRTGYWLHWWDQSGQMLLWGEELVAQERRLRERMAAKLREMGINPEDV; this is encoded by the coding sequence ATGTCAGTCAGTTTGAGCAACGATGCTATTACCTGGGAGAAGTTGCCGGATGATTTTGTTTTAGATGATGAGCCAGTGGAAAACATCGATCAGCCCTTGTTAGCTGCCGCCTTACGAGAAAGCTTGGAACTATCAGGACTGCTGCGAGAGGAGATGTTAGTTGCCTCAAATTTCGGTCTCTGCGCTACGGTAAACGGCAAGATAGTCGTAAAAGCTCCGGATTGGGTATATGTGCGCTCTGTGGCTCCATTGTTGCTGCCTCAGGAAGTCCGTCGGAGTTATACACCCCACTTAGAAGGGGAAGTTCCGGCGATCATAATGGAGTTTTTGTCAGCAACAGAAGGCGACGAATACTCAGTCAAGCCAACTTATCCTCCAGGTAAGTGGTTTTTTTATGAGCAAGTGTTAAAGGTACCAAAATATGCAATCTTTGAGCCTATAGCAGGGTTGTTAGAGGTGTATCAGTTGGATTCAGGGCGTTATCTGCTGCAACAGCCTGAGGCGAACAATCGCTACTGGATTTCAGAGATCGACTTATTTTTGGGTGTTTGGCACGGAACCAAGGGACAACGGACAGGTTACTGGCTACATTGGTGGGATCAATCTGGACAAATGTTGTTGTGGGGGGAAGAGTTAGTGGCTCAGGAGCGACGGCTAAGGGAACGAATGGCAGCCAAGCTGAGGGAGATGGGAATTAATCCAGAGGATGTTTGA
- a CDS encoding GMC oxidoreductase, giving the protein MSSNIELTQEQQPEYDYVVVGSGAGGGPLAANLAKAGYKVLLLEAGGDPLQTDDGKPMERYTYSVPAFHPRSTEDDDLRWSFFVKHYANEEQQRRDGKYDEQHQGILYPRAGTLGGCTAHNAMITVYPHNSDWDRLAEITGDPSWQSDNMRKYFERLEQCRYIEKPKDPERNPSRHGFGGWLSTTLADPKLVVRDRQLLGVIIRAALTSIRERNPNFFSRIKYLSTQLRENLLSILKGETALKDLLDQLLDPNDWRVAQSRPEGVFMIPLAVKDGKRVSTRDYIREVERQYPDKLTVKTHALVTQVLFESEKTPDGLYKAIGVEYLEGKHLYQADPRAAQTSDDAAVKRQIYVRREVILSGGTFNTPQLLKLSGIGLEEELNQFDIPVRVNLPGVGANLQDRYEVGVVSQMRKDFPLLKGGTFQEPESPDHPKDPYLQEWEKSKSGLYTSNGAVVGIVKKSHQKRQDPDLFIFGLPLFFKGYFLKYSDVIATRTDQFTWAVLKAHTNNTAGTVKLRSTNPRDVPEINFHYFDEGNDTSGEDLQGVVEGVKLVRQIGKQSDLFVKTEMLPGVEIDEDEELKDFIKNEAWGHHACGTCKIGRSDDKMAVLDSNFRVYGTQNLRVVDASVFPFIPGFFIVTPVYMISEKASDVILQDACNHP; this is encoded by the coding sequence ATGAGTAGCAACATCGAACTTACTCAAGAACAGCAACCCGAATATGATTACGTAGTTGTCGGTTCAGGGGCAGGTGGCGGTCCCCTGGCTGCCAATTTGGCGAAAGCAGGTTATAAAGTCCTGTTACTGGAAGCGGGGGGCGATCCGCTGCAAACAGATGACGGTAAACCGATGGAGCGTTACACCTACTCAGTTCCTGCCTTCCATCCTCGCTCAACCGAAGACGATGATTTGCGGTGGAGTTTCTTTGTTAAACACTATGCCAACGAAGAACAACAACGCCGCGATGGTAAATATGATGAACAACATCAAGGAATTCTCTATCCTCGTGCTGGGACGCTCGGTGGCTGCACAGCGCACAACGCCATGATTACTGTCTATCCACATAACAGTGACTGGGATCGGCTCGCCGAAATCACGGGAGATCCGTCTTGGCAGAGCGACAATATGCGTAAGTATTTTGAGCGCTTGGAACAATGCCGATATATAGAGAAACCGAAAGATCCGGAGCGTAATCCCAGTCGGCACGGGTTCGGTGGCTGGTTGAGTACAACACTGGCAGATCCTAAACTTGTCGTTCGCGATCGCCAACTGTTAGGCGTTATCATCAGAGCTGCCCTAACCAGTATACGGGAAAGAAATCCCAACTTCTTCAGCCGGATCAAGTATCTATCCACCCAGCTGAGGGAGAACCTTCTTTCTATCCTCAAAGGGGAAACTGCTCTCAAGGATCTGCTCGATCAACTGCTCGATCCGAATGACTGGCGGGTGGCGCAAAGCCGCCCAGAAGGCGTATTTATGATTCCCCTAGCGGTCAAAGATGGCAAGCGCGTTAGTACCCGTGACTATATCCGAGAGGTCGAACGCCAGTACCCCGACAAGCTTACTGTCAAAACCCATGCCTTAGTAACTCAGGTACTGTTCGAGTCAGAAAAAACGCCTGATGGACTGTACAAAGCGATCGGGGTTGAATATCTTGAAGGCAAACATCTGTATCAGGCAGATCCCAGAGCTGCTCAAACCAGCGACGATGCAGCCGTTAAGCGTCAGATTTACGTTAGGCGAGAAGTTATCCTTTCTGGTGGTACGTTTAACACACCGCAGTTACTTAAGCTCTCTGGCATTGGTTTGGAAGAAGAATTAAATCAGTTTGACATCCCAGTGCGAGTTAACCTTCCTGGCGTGGGTGCAAATTTGCAGGATCGCTATGAAGTGGGAGTTGTCAGCCAGATGAGAAAAGATTTCCCCCTGCTCAAAGGGGGTACTTTTCAAGAACCGGAATCGCCAGACCACCCCAAAGATCCCTATTTACAAGAGTGGGAGAAATCCAAATCTGGTCTTTACACCAGCAATGGAGCCGTGGTCGGGATTGTGAAAAAATCTCATCAGAAGCGTCAAGACCCTGACCTTTTTATCTTTGGCTTACCGCTTTTCTTTAAGGGGTATTTTCTCAAATACTCTGACGTAATTGCCACGCGCACCGATCAATTTACCTGGGCCGTTCTCAAGGCACACACCAACAACACGGCGGGAACTGTCAAACTGCGTTCAACCAATCCACGGGACGTGCCAGAAATTAACTTCCACTACTTTGACGAAGGCAACGATACCAGTGGAGAGGATTTGCAAGGAGTCGTAGAAGGAGTCAAACTCGTCAGGCAGATAGGCAAACAATCGGATTTGTTCGTCAAAACTGAGATGTTGCCTGGTGTCGAGATTGACGAAGATGAGGAACTTAAGGACTTCATTAAAAACGAAGCCTGGGGACATCACGCCTGTGGCACCTGTAAAATCGGACGATCCGATGACAAAATGGCAGTTTTAGACAGCAACTTCCGCGTTTATGGAACACAGAATTTGCGAGTCGTGGATGCATCTGTGTTTCCATTTATTCCTGGCTTCTTCATTGTTACCCCCGTATACATGATTAGTGAGAAAGCCAGCGATGTCATTCTCCAAGATGCTTGCAATCATCCCTAG